A stretch of Clostridia bacterium DNA encodes these proteins:
- a CDS encoding D-2-hydroxyacid dehydrogenase, whose protein sequence is MAKILVTDGMDAKAAAALRELGHEVVEEFYAPEVLAEKVKNADAMVVRSATKVPAAILDSAAEAGQLKVVIRAGVGVDNIDCVHAKEVGIAVRNTPAASSSAVAELALAHMFAVARHISAANVTMCNGEWNKKAYKGVELSGKTLGLIGFGRIARSLAGKASALGMKVIYTDIVGKFEGYDEYQYMEKEDILKNADFVSLHIPYIKEMGATIAADEIAMMKDGSYLINCARGGVVDEAALVDALKSGKLAGAAVDVFEKEPTPNAELINLSNVSCTPHIGASTKEAQARIGEEIVSIIKEYF, encoded by the coding sequence ATGGCTAAGATTTTAGTAACTGATGGTATGGATGCCAAGGCTGCTGCCGCGTTAAGAGAATTAGGACACGAAGTTGTTGAAGAGTTTTATGCACCGGAAGTATTGGCTGAGAAAGTAAAAAATGCCGATGCTATGGTTGTGCGTAGTGCTACCAAAGTGCCAGCGGCTATTTTGGACTCAGCAGCTGAGGCGGGACAACTTAAGGTTGTGATTCGTGCAGGTGTTGGTGTAGATAATATTGACTGTGTACATGCAAAAGAAGTTGGCATTGCGGTTCGCAATACGCCTGCAGCAAGTTCATCTGCAGTAGCAGAATTGGCTTTGGCTCATATGTTTGCTGTTGCAAGACATATTTCAGCTGCCAACGTAACCATGTGTAATGGAGAGTGGAACAAGAAAGCCTATAAGGGCGTTGAATTGTCTGGCAAGACCTTGGGTCTGATTGGCTTCGGCAGAATCGCTAGAAGTTTAGCCGGAAAAGCTAGTGCACTAGGCATGAAAGTAATCTACACAGATATCGTAGGTAAATTCGAAGGCTACGACGAGTACCAGTACATGGAAAAAGAAGATATCCTGAAAAATGCAGACTTTGTATCCTTGCATATTCCTTACATTAAGGAAATGGGCGCGACCATTGCTGCTGATGAGATTGCGATGATGAAGGATGGCTCATATCTAATAAACTGTGCCCGTGGTGGTGTGGTTGATGAGGCTGCTTTGGTAGATGCTTTGAAATCTGGAAAACTTGCAGGAGCGGCTGTAGACGTGTTCGAAAAAGAACCAACACCGAACGCTGAGCTGATTAATTTATCGAATGTTTCTTGCACCCCGCATATCGGCGCATCCACTAAGGAAGCACAAGCTAGAATCGGTGAGGAAATTGTTTCCATCATCAAAGAATATTTCTAG
- a CDS encoding DUF1015 domain-containing protein, producing MSLVKPFMAVRPKEGKESAVASLPYDVMNRKEAKEMAGDNKDSFLHIVRAEIDVDDSVSQYDDSVYAKGKENLDKMISEGILVQDEKPCFYVYQQVMDGRTQTGLVACCSIDEYLSNSIKKHEFTREAKEIDRIKHFDACDANTAPIFLTYRNNEKINAIIAAWVKKDAMYDFVSEDGIGHKVWKIDDADVIAELDQLFAGVDNLYIADGHHRSASAAKVGLKRREANPNYTGDEEFNRFLAVIFPDNDLYVMDYNRVVKDLNGNSKDEFMSLVKEKFNVAVSDQEGPYKPDAKHKYGMYLDGKWYVLEAKEGSFDAQHPVKSLDSAILQDNLLNPILGIGDPRTDERIDFIGGIRGLEELERRVSEDMEVAFSMFPTSIKDLMKVADAGEVMPPKSTWFEPKLRSGLFVHKLS from the coding sequence ATGTCTTTAGTTAAACCATTTATGGCTGTACGGCCAAAAGAAGGCAAGGAGAGTGCTGTTGCCTCTTTGCCATACGACGTGATGAACAGAAAAGAAGCAAAAGAGATGGCAGGAGATAATAAAGATTCCTTCCTGCATATCGTTCGTGCTGAGATAGACGTAGATGATAGCGTAAGTCAGTATGATGATTCAGTTTATGCCAAAGGTAAAGAAAACTTGGATAAAATGATCTCAGAAGGCATATTGGTGCAGGATGAAAAGCCTTGCTTTTATGTTTACCAGCAGGTTATGGATGGCAGAACCCAGACTGGTCTAGTTGCTTGTTGCTCCATTGATGAGTATTTAAGTAACAGCATCAAGAAGCATGAGTTCACCAGAGAAGCCAAAGAAATTGACCGCATCAAACATTTCGATGCTTGTGATGCCAATACGGCACCGATTTTTTTAACCTACCGTAACAACGAAAAAATCAATGCCATCATAGCTGCATGGGTTAAGAAAGATGCGATGTATGATTTCGTATCGGAAGATGGTATCGGTCATAAGGTTTGGAAAATTGACGACGCAGATGTAATTGCAGAGTTGGACCAACTGTTCGCTGGCGTGGATAATTTATACATTGCGGATGGACACCATCGTAGCGCTTCTGCTGCTAAAGTAGGTCTAAAACGGAGAGAAGCCAATCCTAATTACACGGGGGATGAGGAGTTCAATCGCTTTTTGGCGGTAATTTTCCCAGATAACGATCTTTATGTAATGGACTACAACCGTGTGGTCAAAGACTTAAATGGCAACAGCAAAGATGAATTTATGTCACTCGTTAAAGAAAAATTCAACGTAGCTGTATCTGACCAAGAAGGTCCATATAAACCGGATGCAAAGCATAAATATGGCATGTATCTTGATGGCAAATGGTATGTTTTGGAAGCCAAAGAAGGCTCCTTTGATGCGCAGCATCCAGTTAAGAGTTTGGATTCTGCAATTCTACAGGATAACCTGTTGAATCCAATTTTGGGTATTGGCGATCCTAGAACCGATGAACGCATCGATTTTATCGGCGGTATTCGTGGCCTAGAAGAACTTGAACGTCGCGTATCCGAAGATATGGAAGTAGCTTTTTCAATGTTCCCAACTTCCATCAAAGACTTGATGAAGGTTGCTGATGCAGGAGAGGTTATGCCTCCTAAGTCAACCTGGTTTGAACCCAAGCTACGAAGTGGTTTGTTTGTACATAAATTAAGCTAA
- a CDS encoding MoaD family protein: MKVEMYSLVRQVTGEKELELEASDIEQALIQMAQRYGEEFESQVYSKKEGLSDRINILLRGKNIHVLQGLATPLEHNDTISLFYSIEGG; encoded by the coding sequence ATGAAGGTTGAGATGTATAGTTTGGTGCGCCAGGTCACGGGAGAAAAAGAGCTAGAATTAGAAGCTTCAGATATTGAACAGGCCTTGATTCAGATGGCGCAACGATATGGAGAGGAATTTGAAAGCCAAGTCTATTCGAAAAAAGAAGGACTCTCTGATAGAATAAATATTTTGTTAAGAGGCAAGAATATCCATGTGCTACAAGGTTTGGCAACACCACTTGAGCACAATGATACGATTTCTCTATTTTACAGCATAGAAGGAGGCTAG
- a CDS encoding response regulator transcription factor, whose product MSKRVLYADDEPRFRKLVKDYLTKEGFTVTDVKDGKEALEALTYQSFDLVILDVMMPGYDGWAVLREIRKTMTMPVIMLTARDEESDELFGFELGADEYVAKPFSPKVLVARIQSLLKRGKDRMSEHLEYAGIRLDRDSHRVFLHDTELVMSPKEYDLLAFFMENVNIAISRERLLDVVWGYDYYGDLRTVDTHIKRLRSKLDDKSMLIQTVRGVGYRFGENN is encoded by the coding sequence ATGTCCAAACGAGTTCTTTATGCGGATGATGAACCGAGATTTAGAAAGCTCGTGAAAGATTATTTAACAAAGGAAGGATTCACTGTCACGGATGTGAAAGACGGGAAAGAAGCACTGGAGGCTCTTACGTATCAGTCCTTTGATTTGGTAATTCTAGATGTGATGATGCCAGGTTATGATGGTTGGGCGGTATTGAGGGAAATTCGCAAGACCATGACTATGCCAGTCATTATGCTGACAGCTAGAGATGAAGAAAGTGATGAATTGTTCGGCTTCGAACTGGGTGCGGATGAGTATGTTGCCAAACCCTTCAGCCCGAAAGTTTTGGTGGCTAGAATCCAAAGTCTCTTAAAACGGGGCAAGGACCGGATGTCTGAGCATTTGGAGTATGCGGGCATTCGACTAGATCGAGATTCTCATAGAGTTTTCTTACATGATACGGAATTGGTTATGAGCCCGAAGGAATATGACCTGTTGGCGTTTTTTATGGAGAATGTGAACATAGCGATCAGCCGGGAACGACTTTTGGATGTAGTTTGGGGCTATGATTATTATGGAGATTTACGTACAGTAGATACTCATATTAAACGATTGCGTAGCAAACTTGATGATAAGAGTATGCTGATTCAGACCGTACGTGGGGTGGGATATAGATTTGGAGAAAACAATTAA
- a CDS encoding HAMP domain-containing protein — translation MEKTIKKNTKKKSSLAHKLLFSMLLVVIISTVASFAMNRILLGPYYYYQQSRILNNTANQVDELYTGVLNEDIVRELNTMGYGINGMILIYNQDNEVLYSSRAFQGQFFSVTEDELGAGKKNLLLDGTRIGFRAPSQNKAPVSPWKDPLITVEKELKNGDHLIIQTSETALEASVGIINQFTLYPASVALIAAIVLAFFLTKKITRPVVELTEITKRMKSLDFSSRYEGEADDEIGELGQNFNDLAETLGITIGELNQANDQLREDIEREKAIEEARKNFISNVSHELKTPISLIRGYAEGIRDQVIEPQDFEEYLSVIIEESEHMSSMVRELLTLSKLESHHIPTYFEEVDVTEIINRVIEMFSFEMHKEGIKMVYEAPSEPKMLVCDQNMLETMLTNFMSNALDHVEGEKIIEIRLEETLESLGIHVRNSGKTIVKEDQDKIWDSFYKIDKARTRAYGGTGLGLAIVKNMVEIHKGTYGVENWEDGVDFYIRLPKDNKVSEK, via the coding sequence TTGGAGAAAACAATTAAAAAAAATACCAAAAAGAAATCCTCACTAGCGCATAAGCTACTCTTTTCCATGTTGCTAGTGGTGATAATCAGCACCGTAGCATCTTTTGCGATGAACAGGATTCTACTAGGGCCATATTACTATTATCAACAGTCGAGAATTTTAAACAATACGGCGAATCAAGTTGACGAACTCTATACTGGCGTCCTGAATGAAGATATCGTCCGAGAGTTGAATACCATGGGATATGGCATCAATGGCATGATTCTAATTTACAATCAGGACAACGAGGTCTTGTATAGTTCTCGAGCTTTCCAAGGTCAGTTTTTTAGCGTGACCGAAGATGAACTAGGTGCTGGAAAGAAAAATTTGCTACTGGATGGCACACGCATCGGATTTCGCGCTCCAAGTCAGAACAAGGCGCCGGTATCTCCTTGGAAGGATCCTCTCATAACCGTTGAGAAGGAGTTGAAAAATGGCGATCATTTGATTATTCAAACATCGGAGACCGCCTTGGAAGCGTCTGTGGGAATCATTAATCAATTTACCCTATATCCTGCAAGTGTTGCTTTAATAGCTGCCATTGTGCTTGCGTTTTTTTTGACTAAAAAAATTACTAGGCCTGTCGTGGAATTAACGGAAATAACCAAGCGGATGAAGAGCTTAGATTTTAGTAGCCGCTATGAGGGAGAGGCGGACGACGAAATTGGAGAATTGGGCCAAAATTTTAATGACTTAGCAGAAACATTGGGCATAACCATTGGAGAATTGAACCAGGCCAACGACCAATTGCGTGAAGATATTGAACGTGAAAAAGCAATTGAAGAAGCTCGTAAAAATTTTATTTCTAATGTATCTCACGAATTAAAGACACCGATATCCTTGATTCGGGGCTATGCAGAGGGGATTCGTGACCAGGTAATAGAACCACAGGATTTTGAAGAGTATTTATCGGTCATCATTGAAGAAAGTGAGCACATGTCGTCCATGGTGCGTGAATTATTGACATTGAGCAAATTAGAATCGCATCATATACCAACCTATTTTGAAGAAGTAGATGTAACGGAAATAATCAATAGAGTGATTGAGATGTTTTCCTTTGAAATGCATAAGGAAGGAATCAAAATGGTTTATGAGGCACCTAGTGAACCGAAGATGCTCGTATGTGATCAAAATATGCTTGAAACAATGCTTACCAATTTTATGAGCAATGCACTAGATCATGTAGAGGGTGAAAAAATTATTGAGATTCGTCTGGAAGAAACCCTAGAGAGTTTGGGTATACATGTCCGAAATTCAGGAAAAACTATCGTAAAAGAAGACCAAGATAAGATCTGGGATAGTTTTTATAAGATTGATAAAGCACGAACCAGAGCCTATGGGGGAACTGGATTGGGTCTTGCGATTGTGAAGAATATGGTGGAAATACATAAAGGGACCTATGGTGTTGAAAATTGGGAAGATGGTGTAGATTTTTATATCCGCTTACCCAAGGACAACAAGGTGAGCGAGAAATAG
- a CDS encoding BMP family ABC transporter substrate-binding protein, which translates to MKQKYLVIALVLVCAITFTFAGCTPAEEPAEEPTGEEPIEEPMEDIMVAMVTDTGGVNDQSFNQSAWEGLQMANKDLGVKVSYLESSQEADYAPNLDTLYDNGNTLIWGIGFLMADAIEEAAQTNPDANYAIIDNFFPEPADNLLGVVFREEECSYLVGYIAGKMTETNNVGFVGGMDFDVIHHFHYGFMAGVKDANPDCEIQVQYAGDFADVPKGKAIANQMYQAGADIVFHAAGFTGNGVIEAAKENDKWVIGVDKDQNSLAPDNVLTSAVKRVDNAVFNVTQTLVEGNFEGGTNIAYGLAEKGVGIAPTSDMHVPADILAEVADLEEQIIDGTIMVPDNQEDYEAQYGK; encoded by the coding sequence ATGAAACAGAAGTATTTAGTTATTGCACTAGTCTTGGTTTGTGCTATCACCTTTACATTTGCAGGATGCACGCCAGCCGAAGAACCGGCTGAAGAACCCACGGGGGAAGAACCAATAGAAGAACCAATGGAAGATATTATGGTGGCCATGGTAACGGATACGGGTGGCGTTAATGACCAGTCTTTTAACCAATCCGCTTGGGAAGGTTTACAAATGGCCAATAAGGACCTTGGCGTAAAAGTAAGCTATCTTGAATCTTCTCAAGAAGCAGACTATGCACCGAATTTGGACACTCTTTATGACAATGGCAACACCTTAATTTGGGGTATTGGATTCTTAATGGCGGATGCAATCGAGGAAGCCGCACAAACTAATCCAGATGCCAACTATGCCATCATTGACAACTTTTTTCCTGAACCCGCAGACAATTTATTGGGGGTAGTTTTCCGGGAAGAAGAATGTTCATACCTAGTGGGATATATTGCAGGAAAAATGACAGAAACCAACAATGTAGGCTTTGTGGGTGGTATGGACTTTGATGTAATCCACCACTTCCATTATGGCTTTATGGCTGGTGTAAAAGATGCAAATCCAGATTGTGAAATTCAAGTGCAATATGCAGGAGATTTTGCCGACGTTCCCAAGGGAAAAGCGATTGCCAATCAAATGTATCAAGCTGGTGCTGATATCGTGTTCCATGCAGCCGGATTTACCGGAAACGGTGTCATTGAGGCAGCAAAAGAAAATGATAAATGGGTTATTGGTGTAGATAAAGACCAAAATTCATTGGCTCCAGATAATGTATTAACATCTGCTGTCAAACGCGTTGATAACGCAGTATTTAACGTAACCCAAACACTTGTAGAAGGTAACTTTGAAGGTGGAACCAATATAGCATACGGCTTAGCTGAAAAAGGTGTAGGTATTGCTCCCACATCTGACATGCATGTACCGGCTGATATATTGGCAGAGGTAGCGGATTTGGAAGAGCAGATTATTGATGGAACCATCATGGTTCCAGATAATCAAGAGGATTATGAAGCTCAATACGGCAAGTAA
- a CDS encoding ABC transporter ATP-binding protein has product MGKEFIDYDHKAVEMKGIVKKFGDFVANDHIDLTVHAGEVHALLGENGAGKSTLMNVLYGFYEPTEGEIYVNGKEKTEHNPTDSIRRGIGMVHQHFMLVQNFTVAENIILGSETVKGKGILDREKAIEKVTELSKQYGLYVEADALVQDISVGMQQRVEILKTLYRGAEILILDEPTAVLTPQEIEELIAIMKNLVKEGKTIIIITHKLNEVKIACDYCTIIRKGKKIGTVDVDDVSQEDLAEMMVGRAIEFRVDKKDIDAGETILEIQNLHVKDNRNIERVRGLSLQVMQGEILGIAGIDGNGQTELLEAINGLRTVESGSITINGEDITHANPKIVNNSGVSIIPEDRQKRGLVGSFNLAENMILQSFDCPPFSNNKGILNEKAIRDYGEKLIKDFDIRPPDIDVFAGDLSGGNQQKVILAREISSCHDLLIAAQPTRGLDVGAIEYVHKALVEERNKGRGVLLVSFELDEIMSLSDRIAVIYEGRIVQIFKGGEATEQEIGLLMAGGTEHE; this is encoded by the coding sequence ATGGGAAAAGAATTTATTGACTACGATCACAAAGCGGTAGAAATGAAGGGAATTGTTAAAAAATTTGGAGATTTTGTAGCCAATGACCATATTGACCTAACTGTTCACGCGGGTGAAGTCCATGCTCTCTTGGGGGAAAATGGTGCGGGGAAAAGCACTTTAATGAATGTACTTTATGGTTTTTATGAGCCCACAGAAGGTGAAATTTACGTCAATGGAAAGGAAAAGACAGAGCATAATCCGACAGATTCAATCCGACGAGGTATAGGTATGGTCCACCAGCATTTTATGTTGGTGCAAAACTTTACGGTCGCAGAAAATATCATCTTAGGAAGTGAGACAGTCAAGGGCAAGGGTATATTGGATAGGGAAAAGGCCATAGAGAAGGTTACAGAACTTTCAAAGCAATATGGACTATATGTTGAGGCGGATGCCTTAGTTCAGGATATATCAGTTGGTATGCAGCAGAGGGTAGAAATTTTAAAGACTCTTTACCGTGGTGCTGAAATACTAATTCTTGATGAGCCAACGGCAGTGCTTACCCCTCAAGAAATTGAAGAATTGATTGCCATCATGAAAAATCTGGTCAAAGAGGGAAAAACCATTATCATCATTACCCATAAATTGAATGAAGTAAAAATAGCATGTGACTATTGTACGATTATCCGCAAGGGGAAGAAAATTGGCACCGTTGATGTTGATGACGTAAGCCAAGAAGATTTAGCGGAAATGATGGTCGGCCGTGCTATTGAGTTTAGGGTAGATAAGAAGGATATTGATGCAGGTGAGACGATCCTTGAAATCCAGAATTTACATGTGAAAGATAATCGAAATATTGAACGGGTGCGGGGCTTGAGCCTTCAAGTTATGCAAGGAGAAATTCTAGGAATAGCCGGTATAGATGGAAATGGGCAGACGGAACTCTTAGAAGCAATTAATGGCTTGCGTACAGTTGAAAGCGGTTCAATTACCATTAACGGAGAAGATATCACGCATGCCAATCCCAAAATAGTGAACAACTCAGGGGTATCAATTATTCCTGAAGATAGGCAGAAAAGAGGCTTGGTAGGCAGTTTCAATTTGGCTGAGAATATGATTTTACAGTCTTTTGATTGCCCGCCGTTCTCAAATAACAAAGGGATTCTAAATGAAAAAGCCATACGCGATTATGGAGAAAAACTGATAAAAGACTTTGATATTCGTCCTCCTGACATTGATGTATTTGCCGGGGATTTGTCCGGCGGAAACCAGCAAAAAGTCATTCTTGCTAGAGAAATATCGAGTTGCCATGACCTTTTGATTGCAGCACAACCCACTAGAGGACTAGATGTTGGTGCAATTGAGTATGTTCATAAGGCCTTGGTCGAGGAACGAAACAAGGGCCGTGGTGTTCTACTGGTCTCCTTCGAACTAGATGAAATTATGAGTCTTTCAGACCGCATTGCAGTTATTTATGAAGGCCGAATTGTTCAGATATTCAAGGGTGGAGAAGCGACAGAACAGGAAATAGGACTTTTAATGGCAGGAGGAACAGAACATGAGTAA
- a CDS encoding ABC transporter permease yields MSKPRSKLNIIFFSVVIGFLAGGIILKLAGYSPIEVYFIMLKGTFGSLKFVSYGILKATPLILTGLSVMFAFRTGLFNIGAEGQFIVGSIVAASMGYYLHLPAIIHPIVILVIATIAGGLWGGIAGFFKAKFGVNEVISTIMLNWIALYLSNYVVAIESFARRTNVTHSIQSTASIRLLGEWKKTEAGLDWLSGHPMLFDLFKTQINFGIVVAILAVVLSGFILNKTTLGYSLKAVGYNKHAAEFGGIDVKKKVFTSMFIAGAISGLAGALQVLGVSQNLSTLAAMEGYGFDGIAVALMGANTPLGCLFSGLFFGALKYGGTKIQTPPINAPSETVNIMVGIIVLFIAMPKLFDVIKKKLAERKRVKMDD; encoded by the coding sequence ATGAGTAAACCGAGATCGAAGCTCAATATCATATTCTTTTCTGTTGTTATAGGGTTCTTGGCCGGAGGAATCATCCTAAAACTAGCTGGATATTCCCCGATTGAAGTGTATTTTATAATGCTGAAAGGCACTTTTGGTAGTCTCAAATTTGTTTCTTACGGTATTTTAAAGGCAACACCACTCATCTTAACAGGGCTTAGTGTTATGTTTGCCTTTAGAACAGGGCTTTTCAATATCGGTGCAGAGGGACAATTTATTGTCGGGAGCATTGTGGCCGCTTCGATGGGATACTATTTACATCTACCTGCTATTATACATCCAATTGTCATACTGGTAATCGCTACTATTGCTGGTGGACTTTGGGGTGGCATTGCAGGATTTTTCAAAGCCAAATTCGGTGTGAATGAAGTTATCTCAACAATTATGCTCAATTGGATAGCCTTGTACTTAAGCAATTATGTGGTAGCAATTGAGAGTTTTGCAAGACGCACAAACGTAACGCATAGTATACAGAGTACAGCGAGTATTCGATTGCTTGGGGAATGGAAGAAGACAGAGGCTGGCCTAGATTGGCTTTCTGGGCATCCGATGTTATTTGATTTATTCAAGACCCAGATCAATTTTGGAATTGTCGTTGCCATCCTTGCGGTTGTTCTGTCCGGATTCATTCTGAATAAAACGACCTTAGGGTATTCGTTGAAAGCCGTGGGTTACAATAAGCATGCTGCAGAATTTGGTGGCATAGATGTAAAGAAAAAAGTATTTACCTCCATGTTTATTGCAGGCGCTATATCCGGTTTGGCTGGAGCGCTACAGGTTTTGGGTGTATCGCAAAACCTCAGTACACTAGCAGCTATGGAAGGCTATGGCTTTGATGGAATTGCAGTGGCCCTAATGGGGGCGAATACTCCCTTGGGATGTCTTTTCTCAGGACTGTTTTTTGGAGCACTCAAGTATGGGGGAACCAAAATTCAAACACCACCAATCAATGCGCCAAGTGAGACCGTTAATATTATGGTCGGAATCATTGTTTTGTTCATCGCTATGCCTAAACTTTTTGATGTAATTAAAAAGAAACTCGCAGAAAGAAAGAGGGTGAAGATGGATGATTAG
- a CDS encoding ABC transporter permease: protein MIRSLGFIIGTTLMYSTPLIFAALGGVISERSGVINIGLEGMLAFGAFTGASVGYFTGNPWIGFIAGGLASGLIGLIHAIVSVTFHGDQVVSGIAINFIGPGLAIFLSRKLFSGAAMTIPVANKIPKFLSGVFPENSFMENVFKQDWTTVIAFLTAILMWFVLYKTVLGLRIMAVGENPEAADTLGISVRKIRYGAVITSGVLAGLGGASMSLAVASNFFPTLISGQGFIALAAMIFGKWKPHGALGACLIFGLAQALVVYLGGTTIEVSTDLLNMLPYVMTLVILLGVVGSANAPAADGQPYEKE, encoded by the coding sequence ATGATTAGAAGCCTAGGATTTATTATCGGGACAACTCTTATGTATTCCACCCCTCTCATTTTTGCAGCACTAGGAGGCGTTATATCGGAACGTTCAGGGGTGATCAACATTGGCCTTGAAGGAATGTTGGCTTTTGGAGCATTTACAGGAGCGAGTGTAGGGTATTTCACAGGGAACCCTTGGATTGGATTTATTGCTGGAGGCTTAGCTTCAGGTTTGATTGGCTTAATCCATGCAATCGTATCCGTGACTTTTCATGGTGACCAAGTGGTTTCTGGCATCGCGATTAACTTTATTGGACCAGGTTTGGCTATTTTTCTTTCCAGAAAATTATTCAGTGGAGCAGCAATGACAATTCCGGTTGCCAATAAGATTCCAAAATTTCTTTCTGGGGTATTTCCGGAAAATTCATTTATGGAAAATGTATTCAAACAGGATTGGACTACGGTAATCGCTTTTCTGACAGCCATTCTCATGTGGTTCGTTCTGTATAAGACTGTACTCGGATTAAGGATTATGGCAGTGGGAGAAAACCCTGAAGCTGCTGATACCCTGGGTATAAGTGTTCGAAAAATACGGTATGGAGCGGTAATCACCTCAGGTGTATTAGCCGGATTAGGTGGAGCATCCATGAGTCTGGCCGTGGCTTCAAACTTTTTTCCGACACTCATATCAGGTCAAGGTTTTATCGCACTAGCAGCAATGATTTTTGGTAAGTGGAAGCCGCATGGTGCGCTAGGTGCTTGCCTAATTTTTGGCTTGGCCCAGGCTCTAGTAGTTTATTTGGGTGGAACAACCATTGAGGTATCTACTGATTTATTGAATATGCTTCCCTACGTCATGACCCTAGTAATTCTGCTTGGGGTGGTCGGATCGGCCAATGCCCCTGCTGCGGATGGCCAACCGTACGAAAAAGAGTAA
- a CDS encoding pyridoxal phosphate-dependent aminotransferase, which yields MIENLVNDNLRNMKIVSGFEVKAKAKAYEEAGHKVIHLELGEPDFDTPSNIVEAGVKAMRSGYTHYSPAMGLPAFRQTISDYVNGYKNLKSTPDNIIVTPGAKPILYYTILSLVKPGDEVILPSPGFVVYEPLVKYCGGTPVALPLREEFEFRFNPEDLKHLVNDKTKLIIFNSPHNPTGGLLTKEDVEAVAEIIDGKDLMVLSDEIYDRMVYVDEKPVSLASIDGMAEKTIVLDGFSKTYAMTGWRLGYGVMPKRMVELLSPLVVSSNSCTATFSQMAGIEALTGDQSKPAEMIKAYKARRDFFVAGLNDIPRISCVMPKGAFYAFPNIKDLGMSSQEAADYLLEEAKIASIPGSSFGEYGEGYLRFAYATSKENLAEALNRLEAAVGKLSK from the coding sequence ATGATAGAAAACTTGGTAAACGACAATTTACGCAATATGAAAATCGTATCCGGCTTTGAGGTTAAAGCCAAGGCCAAAGCTTATGAAGAGGCCGGGCACAAGGTTATCCATCTAGAATTAGGTGAACCAGATTTTGACACCCCTTCGAATATCGTTGAGGCCGGTGTCAAAGCTATGCGTTCAGGTTACACCCACTATTCTCCCGCGATGGGCCTTCCCGCCTTTCGCCAGACCATCTCAGATTACGTCAATGGCTATAAGAATCTAAAAAGCACCCCGGACAACATCATCGTAACCCCGGGAGCAAAGCCCATACTGTACTACACAATTTTGAGCCTAGTAAAGCCAGGAGATGAGGTTATTCTGCCTTCTCCGGGTTTCGTAGTCTATGAGCCTTTGGTGAAATATTGTGGCGGCACACCGGTAGCCTTGCCACTTAGAGAAGAGTTTGAATTTCGCTTCAACCCTGAAGATCTAAAACATCTAGTTAATGACAAAACCAAGCTGATTATTTTTAACTCTCCACACAACCCAACAGGAGGGCTTCTAACGAAAGAAGACGTAGAAGCAGTAGCTGAAATCATCGATGGAAAAGACCTAATGGTATTGTCTGATGAAATTTATGACCGCATGGTCTATGTAGATGAAAAACCTGTCTCCCTCGCTTCAATTGATGGCATGGCTGAAAAAACGATCGTCCTCGATGGTTTTTCCAAAACGTATGCCATGACCGGTTGGCGTCTAGGATACGGTGTCATGCCCAAACGCATGGTTGAACTACTCTCTCCTCTCGTGGTTTCCTCTAATTCCTGTACCGCGACCTTCAGTCAAATGGCTGGTATTGAAGCATTAACTGGAGACCAGAGCAAACCGGCAGAGATGATTAAGGCCTATAAAGCTCGTCGAGATTTCTTTGTTGCTGGTTTGAATGACATCCCTCGTATCTCCTGCGTGATGCCAAAAGGTGCTTTTTATGCCTTCCCCAACATTAAAGACTTGGGCATGAGTAGTCAAGAGGCAGCCGACTATTTACTAGAAGAAGCTAAGATTGCTAGTATTCCTGGTTCATCCTTTGGTGAATACGGTGAAGGATACTTACGTTTCGCCTATGCAACCAGCAAGGAAAATCTTGCAGAAGCTTTAAATAGGCTCGAAGCAGCCGTAGGCAAACTCTCCAAGTAG